GGCTGCGGCGCCGAGGCTGATGTCGCTGCCAGGATGCAGCCCCAGCGCGTCGAACATGGCTGCGGCTTCGGTGTCCAGTGCGGCGTAGGACCAACCGAAGACCGCGTGCAGGTTCGTTCCCTGGTCTGCTTCGACGGACAGGTTTTCGAGGCGGTCGTGGGTCTGCGACAACGACGCGCGCAGGTCCACAAGTGACCAGTCCGGATGCCGTGCGGCGTATTCGGCCGCCAGCCTGACCGCGAGTGGCAGCCGGGCGCACAGTGTGACGATCGCGGCGGCGGCGGCCGGCTCCGCCTTCACTCGCGTTTCTCCGGCTACGGTCGAAAAGAGAGTCAACGCTTCGGAGGAGGGCAGCAGGTCCAAGGAAATCCGTCGAGCGCCGACGCGGACCGCCAGCTCGCCGAGCTGTCGCCGGCTCGTGACGATGACCAGCGAGTTCGCGCCGGGGAGCAGCGGTTCGACCTGGCCGCTGTCGCGAACGTTGTCCAGGACGACCAACATGCGCCGATCGGCCAGCTCACTACGCAGCCGGGCGGCCCGGCCATCGGGATCGACCGGAATTTGGTTCTCCGGCACTTCCAGGGATCGCAGCATCATGTCCAGCGCGTCGAGTGGTTCCAGCGGCTCGCCCGCGCCGTATCCGCGCAGATTAACGAAGATCTGGCCATCCGGGAACGCCGCCTTGACACGATGCGCCCAGTGCAGTGCCAACGCGGTCTTTCCGACGCCACCCGTGCCATCGATCGCGACGACGCCTACCCGACGTGCCGCTGTCGTCTCGGTCGATCCGGTTGTGGGCTGCTCGGCAATGAGAGAGTCCAGAGCCGCGAGAGCCTCGGTGCGGCCGACAAACGTCGCACTGGCGGCAGGCAGCTGCCGTGGTACGTGCGGAGCATCCGGTTCCCGCGCGTCGCCGCTCGCGGGCGTCGAGTTGGTCGGCCGGCCCAGGGAAGGATCGTTGGTCAGGATCGCCTGATGCAGGTCGGCGAGCCGCTGATTGACGTCGAGACCGAGCTTGTCCCGGGATATGGCGTCCGCGGTCCGGAATGCGGCCAGTGCATCACTGCGCCGCCCGCAGAAGTGCAGCGCCAGCATCAGGCGCTCCCATAGCGTTTCCCGAAGCGGGTAGCGACCGACGAGCTCGTACAGCTCGTCGATGACCTGACCGTGGCGGCCGTCGGAAAGATCGAGATCGATTCGGCGCTCCAGCGCGTCCAGCCAGGCTTCGACGAGCGCGGGTGCGGCGGTCTTCGCCAACATCGGTGACCCGCAGTCGTGAAACGGTTCACCGCGCCAGAGGCGCAGGGCCGACTGAAGTGACCGGCGCTCGGCTCCCGGATCCGCCGCTTCCCGCGCGCTTTGCGCCTCGGTCAGCAGGTCACGGAACCGCAGGATGTCCAGCGTGGTCGCGTCCGCACGCAGGCGATATCCGTTGGGCGTTGTTTCGATGAGATCCGCGCCGACCCGCCGCCGCAACTGGGTGACCAGCCATTGCACACCGTTGCGGCTGTCCTTGCGGTCCTGGTCCGGCCACAGATGTCCGGCGAGGGTGCGTACGGGCACCGCGCGATTGGCGTTCACCGCCAGCACGGCCAAGGCCGTACGCTGACGGCCACGGACGATCAGTGGCCGGCCGTTTACCGCTATTTCGAAGGCGCCGAGAAGGCGTAGGCCGACGGTCTGGTCGGTGCGGCGTGGCTGTTCGGATGCGCGGTCAGGCTGTCCGGCGCCCTGGTCGCCGATAGTCACACCGCCATCGTCCCACAGCACCGCGGCGATTTTCCGTCACGCCGGACTTTGTCGTTGCCGGTTCTGGTCATCGGCCGCGACTGTGATCGCCCAAACACGGCGGGCATCGCGGGCCGGAGCGCTGATGTCCGCAACCGTGGCCGGCGCGTGGAAGGTCAAAGATTTCGCCGGAAGGGTACGCCATTGACCGACAGGTAGTTCACCGTCGCTGTCTCCGACGGGACGAACCGTACGGTGCATGGGCTGGTGAGTGCTGACGGCGTCCAGGTCGGTACGAGGGACGCGGCAGCACGGTCGGCGTCGGCGGCAGCCACATATGTCGAGCCGTGGTGCCAACGCAGGGGGACGGTGACAGCGTCGTTGCCAATGCGGAGGCGATCATCGCGTAGCTGGACGAGCAGCGGTCGCCCGGTCAGCCGCCGATAGGAGCCCACCGCCTGTTCCGGCGGCACCCGAGTGGGGTCGGGCAGGCACTCCCAGCTTGGGCGCTCGGCTCCCGCCACCGCCAGTATCTGTTGGATTGTTTCCTCGCGGCGCCAGTTCAGCTCGAGCGAGCCGGCCAGATTGTCGAACCACGCCAGGCCGAGTCCGGACCGCGGCAACAGGACGAGCCGGCTCCAGCACCCGAGTCCATGACCGAGGTTGCCGTAACCAAGGTCTTCGCCGAAGCGTGGGCCGACGTAGGCGCCCAGTCCGTAGTGGAAGTCCACGTCGAGGCCGATATCCGCGCCTCGGTTGCTCATGTCGCTCAGCAGCCCCGCCGAGACCAGCCGCTGCGAGGACTTCAGCGGCAGTCGTCCACGCAGATGCGCCATGCCGAATCTGGCGATGTCGTGGCATGAGGAGAACGCGCCGTTGGCCGGTCTCTCACCCGGTGCCGGTTTTCTCGGCGCGATCGACATCATCACGCCGTCTCGGGACATCGCGTGCTCCGCGCTGACGGACGCCGGATCACCACCGTTGTCGAAGCACGATGATCGCATGCCCAGCGGTTCGAACAGCCATTCGTTCACGGCGCGGGAAAATTCCGTTCCGGTGACCTGTTCGACGAGATGTCCCAGCAATGCGAACCCCGCGTCGCTGTACGCGTAGATGATCCCGGGCGGGGCGATGGAGGGCGTGTGGATCGCCGCCATAGTGACATAGTCGGCCAGATCGCGACCGATCGCGGTCGCGCCGGTGTCGCGGACCAGTCCGGACATGTGGCCGAGCAGTTGTCGCACGGTCGCCGCTCGGAGGGCGTCCGGCGCGCCGGACGGTAGGAACGAGCTGATCGGCTGATCCAGACGTATCCGTCCGTCATCGACGAGCCGGAGAATGACGGTCGCGGTGAACATCTTGGTCAGTGAGTACGTTCGGAACCGGGTGTACGGGTCGAGCGGCGTCCGCGGGCAGTCGATGTCGCGCGGCCCGTGGCAGAAGGTGAAAATCTCTCCCTCGCGGTCGAACGCGGTCACGCACACGGCGGGGATCGCGCTGGTCGCTGTCAAATTGGTGATGAGTTGGGCAGCAGCCGATCGCAACGCGGTTCCCACGCCGGCAGGATATCCCGCCGATGGCGCCGGACGGTCGGTACGCGGCAAAGCCGTGAGCCTGAGGTCGGACGGAACGATTTTGAAGGCGTTCTGAAAGCGCCGAGTCCTAATGTGAGGAGTTGACACGGGCGTCGGAGTAGCCGCGCAACCGTGGATGTCCGCCGTTGGTCCGAAAACCGAAAGGCAGTTGAGGACATGGCTCTTGCCACCACCCCCATCGTCGACTCGATCGACCTCACGGTGGAATCCGTCGATGACCGCGTCGGTGTCGATCCCTATTTCGAGGAGGACATCGACCTGTTTCCCGTCAGCTGTCACAACGACTCGGAACTAGGCAGAACCTGTGGCGGCACCTTCTCCAGCACTTGTCAGTCCTGCTTCGGCAAGTGCTTCACCTTCGCCACGCCGGGAACGGAAAAGAGCGAGTAGCAGCGTTGTCACCATTCGCGGGTGTCCGGTCGGCGCACATCCGGCCGGACACTCACGAGCCCAGCGCCAGCAGCAGTCTCGCTATCGCCGCTTCCTCCGCGGGAAACACCCCCAATCTGTTGTTGGTCAGATGAATGTGGTGAAACCGCAGGTCGTCATCGCTGATGGGAGCGAGCGTACGGGCGGCCGATCCGAGGAACTGGCGGAAAGCCAGGGCGAACGCCGACAGTGTTCGCCCGAGGTCCGCTTCGGCGAGGACTCCGCGGCGCCGATCGTCCAGTCTCATGGCGCGCCCTCGCAGGTCCGGCTCGACGGCCGCCTCGGTCTTTGCTGAATTTGCGCAGACTCCGAGAAACCTGCGTCGGGCGGGCTCGGGAAGGTCGTCGGCCAACAGGCTCGTTACGGCCGCGGCCTGAGCTATTCGGTCGCCGCGCCGGTCAGGGGTGGCGCACAGCAAAGCGGTTTCGCTGCTCAGCTGGAAAAGGCGCTCCGCGCCGTCCAGCGCCGGCCCGGCACCGAATTTGCCGGTCTCCGGAGCGTAGAGCCGCCGCACCCAGCCGAGTCGCGCCGCCGGGCCGCCGTTGAGCGCTCCCTCCATCAACGCGTCGACCTCGGTTAGTACGCCGACCGGTACGCGGAGGCGCAACCGAAGATGCAGCCCAGCGGGATCGAAATAGCGCAGGAAGAACCAGCGGAAATCGGGAATCTCGGCGCTGATCTGCCCAATGCTGGGCCGTACGACCTCGTGGAGCAGGGCGGCGATGTCCGGTGGGGACGCCACCGGAATGCGATAGGCGAGCCAGTCGGCGACCGCGGGACCGTCAACCATGGCTTGCCAGTGCGACAAACTCGGTTGCCACTGGTTCGCCGGCACCGTTACGCGCCCAGTGCTGACCGGTGGCGGGCAGCGCCTCGGTGACGGCGAGGTGGGTGGCTTCCGCCAGTAGGTTCCGGAAGCCGGTGACGATCGTGTGCGGGTGATGGAAACCGACCCAGCGTGGTTTTCCGACCGGGCGGCTGCCGCGAGTGCGCTTGACGAACACCTGGTCCGGCAGGCCGGCGGCGCGTCGCCACCGATCGATCGAGGTGAGGAACGGAACGAGTGGTGCGCCCGGCGTGTACGCGGGAACATCGGCGGCGGAGAAGACCCAACGAGCCCGGGCCCATACGATGCGCTGGCAGGTCACCCGGGGCGAATGGCCGGCCGGGCCGAGCTGTTCGACGAGACCACCGGCGGGTGGTCGCCACGGATTCGCCAGAATGCTGAGCAACCGGATTGGCCCGGTCAGCAGACCGCTGGGAACCGTGCCGGTGTAGCAAAGCGAGACCGGTGATCCGTCCGAATCGTAGATGCGCAGCATCCCGGACCGTGGATCGTGGTTCAACGTAAGGCGGGACAACTCGATTCCGTTGTCGCCGAAGGCAGGGAGATCGGTGGGCCAGCGCAGGAGGGGCAGCGCTGTCCGCGCCGGCCGCTGCAACTCGACGAAGTCGGGGTAGGCGCAAAACTGGTAGACCCGGCTGCCGGGGTGCAGCGCCGCTGTCCACTCCCGGATCGCCGCGGACAAACCGGTACGCAACGCCGGCACATGGGCCCACCGCGTGAGGAAACCGAGCTCGCCGGGATGGACGGCGTTGACGACCAGCCGATAATTAGCCGCCGCGAGATCGTCCTCTCCGGCCGCCGCGAGTTGGAAAAACACCGCTACCGCCGCCGGGGGCAGCCGCGCACGCTCGGAGTCGGCGACGCAGCGGTCGGGATCGCCGGAGAACGAGGTGCCCGGATCGAACGAATAAAGGAATTCCAGAATGTCCGAGCAGGACCCGCCGGTGCCGTAGTGCGCCACGAAAAACCGCGCCAACTCGTCATAGACGACGCTCCAGCGCAACTGTGGAACTGTCCGCGCGGCCACATCGAGCAGATCGGCCCGCACCGGCTCGGGAAGCCGCCGAAGCGCTGGTCGGCTCGTCGCCACCGCTTCGTGGAACAGCGGCGCGGAGTCGAGCCAACGGGGGGCCGGCTGGCCGAGCACGGCGAACGCCTCCCGCGCGACGTGCCGTGCGGACCCGATCGCGGCGATCCGGCTGGCCGCGTCGCCATACGCGACGCTGTTTTCGCTCGCAGCAAGCGTTTCCAGCGCGTCCGCGAGCCCGGTCGGCGGCGTCGCCGAAGGTGTGTCGATGGTCGTGCGGACCCGTTCGGCGAACGCGCCCAGGGGCCGCGGGGCGTCGAGCGCCCACGGCGTACGCGGCTGCAGCAGGCCCACCTCCACCAGCCGCCGGGCCGTCGACTCGGTCACGCCGGGACCGGAGGTGGCGACCAGTTCCGGTAATGGCGTGGGATGTTCAGGCAGGCAAGCGATTGTCCCACGGTAGGAGTCACAGTCGGTCAACTCGTCATAGCGGAAGCCGGCACCGTCGGCGAGCGGCACGTACACCGGCAAGACGGCGACCCAACGCCCGTTCACGCACCGCAGCCCGCGATTTCTGACCACCTCAAGGAGTCTCGCGGTGTCCGGGTGGCGGGTGCAGGCGATCAGTAGTGCCACGGCCAGCGTCCGCGTGGAGGTGACGACGGATCGTTCGCCTGTCTGCCGCGGCAGGAACGTCGGGCCCACCGCGGTGAGCCCGACGGTGACGAAGGTGGAGAAGGGGACGGTCCTGGTCGCGATGCGGGTGAAGTACGACGTCGCCGTACGCGCGAATCGCGATGCCACGCGACCGTCGCCGACCTCGGGGCCGCCCAGCAGAGCACGGCCGAAGTCGGGGCTCGCCAGGGCCAACCCGCGCAGGTTTTCGGGATCGCGAAGCCGGGTCGTCATCGCCTGCGCGGCGGCCCGCAGCTCCGCCATGATGGCCGTTTCCGCCGCGTCGAGATGGCGGCTTTTGCTCTCCGTGGCATCGATCCATGACCGCAGCCCGGTTTCGGTTCGCGGGTCGAGCTTGGCCCGTACGCTCTCGGCGGCCGCTCGGTGGCGGTCGGTCCAGGCCCCACGATGCACGGCACGCCGGATCGCCAGCAGGGCACGACGGAGGTCGCGATCGTCGCCGGCGTGCCGTACGCAGGTGTGCAGCCGTGCCGACAACTCGGCCGCTCGTGCGGCGGCCACGTCGGCGTTCTGGTTCGCCCGCCGGATCAGGTCCAGCGTGCGAGGTGCCGAGAGCTCGTCCAGGGCGGACACCGGAATCCCGCACACCCGGTGCAACGCGACCGGCGCCAGGCGCAGATCGGCTGCGGCCAGCGGCGATTCCGTGCGCGACGGATGCGGGGTCTGCTCGCCTGCCACGGTCAGCCGGACCACCCGGCGGCCGGGGTGAGCCGGCCGGTCAGATCGATGAGCATCGGGGCGATCCGTTCCCGTGGCAGCCTGATGCCGACCTCGTCCCTGATCAGGCCACCGAACCTGGTGAGGTACTGGATCAGTCCGTACTGGATGCTGTGGTCGAGAACCCAGTCGAGCGAGTAACCCAGTCGCTCCTGCCACCGCGCCGCGCTCACCCCGGAGAAGGTGCCGAGTCCTTCGAACAGGAAGGTGCTGCTGAGGCTTTCCGCGGATGCCGGCGACGCGACCCGCGGTTGGTTCGGATCGGCGACATAGCTCGCCAGTTGCTCGTGCATGAGCGCGAATTTCCTGTCGACGATCGAGCTCGCTCCCGGCCCGAAGCCGATCCAGTCCATGGTCAGGCGGTAGTACGCCAGGTCGACCTCGCACGGAGTCCTGCCGAAGTAGCTCATCGAATATTCCGGGAAACCCCGGTCCTGGAGAATGGTCCGCCCCAACTGGTAGGCGCGTTTGCGTTCCTTGCGATCGATCGTCCCCCATCCCTTTTCCAACTGGCGGTAGGTGACGGTGCCGGACGCCGGCGCGTACGGATAGAGGGACACGTGAGTGATCGGCAGTTCGGTGGCCGTCACGACGGACCGCTCGATCTCGTCGAGCGACTCGTCCGGCATTCCGCACATCAGATCGACGTTGATCTCCTGGAAACCGGCCGCGCTGGCCAGCCGCGGGGCCGTACGAGCGTCATCGGGGGTGTGGGATCGTGCGACCCGGCGCAACCGGTCGGGGTCGAAACTCTGCACGCCGATGCTGACACGGGTGAAACCGGCAGCCTTGTACGCGGCGAGTTTTTCCTCGGTCAGGGTGTCCGGACTGGACTCGGTGGTGACTTCGGTCAGCGCCGACAGGTCGAACGACTCCCGCAACGTGTCCATGATCCGGGTGAACTCGCGCACCGTCAGCGCGCTCGGTGTGCCGCCGCCCCAGTACATCAGCTTCGGCCGGTAGCCGGCCTGGTTCAACTTCGGCGCGGCCGTACGGATCTGGTCGCACACGGCGTCGACGTAGGCGCGGCGCGGCCCGTCCGACTCGTCCAGACGCAGGTCACGGACGGGCACGGATTTGACCCAGGCACAGAAATGACATTTGGACGGGCAGAACGGGACGTGGACGTAGAGCAGGAGATCTTTCACGTTGAAGCCGCCCGTTCTCTGTCGTGGTTGGCGGAAAGGCCGAGATCCGACCAGACCTCCTGACCGATTCGATGAAACATCCAGTTGTTGCGCGGTCCGGCGCTGAACAGTCGTATCGACAGCACGACGTCGGCGTCGGGGTCGGCGAAGGCGCCGACCACGGCCTGCCGGCCGACGAATCCGTGGTGACCGAAACTGCGCTCGGCCCAGCCGCCGCCGACCCAGGATCTGCCGACGTCGAGGAAAAAGCCCAGCCCGTACGGATGATCGCCGTGACCGCCGGGAATTTCGACGTCGGCCTGCCGCCGGACGAACTCGCGCGCGACCGGTGTGCTGATCAGGTCGCCGGCCCCGCGTACGCATCGGTTCAACTCGACAAAGAGAGCGCCGAGCGAACGTGCGCTGCCGAATCCGCCGTGTGCGGGATTGACGTCGCGGAAGAGTTGGTGATGGTCGGGTCCAGGCAGGGCGATGACCGCGTTGCCGCGAAACTGGTAGCAGTCGGCGAAATGGTTCCGCTCGTCCTGAGTGAAGGCGAGATCGGAAAGTCCCAGTGGTTTGCCGACCTGCTCGCGTACGACGTCGTCGAGCGGTTGGTCGTAGAGTCTTTCGACGACTGCCGCCAGCACGTACCAGGCGCTGGTGTTGTTGTAATGCGGCTTGCGATACCAGAAACGGTCCGGAAACTCGAGTTCGGAGGCGGCCGCGAGCACCCATCCGGCCTGGTGACCGTACGGGTCGGCGTGCATGAGGTCAGGAAGGCCGCTGGTGTGACTCATGAGCCCGCGCAGGGTCACGCTCTGCCGACGCCCGCGGTCGAATGCCGGCAGATACTTACCCACGGCGTCGTCCACCGCGCACAGTCCCAGGTCGACCGCGCGGGCGACACAGCAGGCGGTGAGTGGTTTCGCCGCGCAGTACAGCCGGCCCACATCCGCCGTGCTCGCCCGACCGCCGGGTGCGCTTTGGCCGGTCGCGAAGTCGGCGATCGGTGTTCCGGCCTGGTAGACGGCCACCTGGGCGCCCAGACTCGAGCCGGCCTCGGCCCAGCTTTCCAACAAGGTCCGCGTACCGGCGAGCGCCGCCGGCTGCCCCGTCATGGCGACACCTCCGCGGCGTGTCCTTCGCCGGCGGCGCACAGGTCGGCGACTCGCGGCCGGTCGAGCTTGCCGTTGTCGTTGTACGGCAGGTTGCTGACGAACCGAAACTGCCGTGGCACCTTGTGCCGGGCCAGCGCTTGCCGGGCGTACCGGCGCAACAGCAACGGATCGACGGGACCGGTGACCGGCACGATCAGGGCGACCAGTTTCTCGCCGAGCCGGTCGTCGGGAACGCCGAGGACGGCGGCGTCGGCGACCGCGGGGTGCGCGGTCAGCACCGACTCCACTTCGGCGGGGTAAACGGTCAGGTCGCCCACCTGGATGTGGGCGATCTGCCGTGGCCGCAGGAACAGATACCGTTCGTCGTCGAGATGGCCGCGATCGCCGAGACCGACGAAACCGTCCGGCGTCCCGGTGACCTGATGCCGGGCGTCGAGATAGACGGCCCGGCCGGCGGTGGCCGACCGGAGGTGGACCAGACCGTCGACATGCGGCCGGAGCCGGCGGCCGGCGTCGTCGTAGATGCGGATCTGGGTGAAGAATCCCGTGCCGACCGTTCCCGGTCGCCGCAACCATTCCCGTCCGTCGACCAGTGTGAAGCCGACGCCCTCGGTCGCTCCGTACATTTCGAACACGTAACCCGGTTCGAGCTGACGCAGCCAGAATCGCTTGAGGTCGTCAGGGCAGGGAGCGCCGAGGTGGAGCAGCCCGCGGACGCTGCCGAGGTCGTAGGGCGACCGGCGCAGTGACGCGGCCAGCCGACGCAGATGGTACGGCGTCGCCTGCAACCAGCGGACCCGCCATTCGTCGACCAACCGCAGGGTGTCACCGGGGTCGAAGTCGCGCTGCAGCAGCAGGAGGTTGCCGTCGGTGAGGCCTTCGACGAAGAAGGTGAGGGCCGCCGTGTGATGCAGCGGACCCAGCACCAGTTGGTGCTGTCGCGGCCGCCAGTTCGTCGCGGTGCTGGCTCTGGCCGGGCGAGGGCGGCGTGCCACGTCGCGCATTCGGTTGTCCACCACGATTTTCGGCATCCCCGAACTCCCGCCGGTTGCGAGCAACACGCTCTGCGATGGAATCCGCGTGGCGGTCCTTGGCGGCGGGTGGTCGCTGAGCCACCGCCCATCTGTCCAGGCGAGGGTCTGAATGCCCCGCCGCCGTAAGGCCGACCGGAAGGCGTCCTGCTCGGCGGCCGGGGCGCGCCGGGAATGCAGTCCCAGCGGCAGGTCCGTACGCAACGCCGCGATCAGCTCGAGCACCAACTCCGCGTTGTTGTCGGTGGCCATCGTCGCCGCGACCGGTGCGTCACCGGCGACCTCCGACAGCGCGGCCGCGCGGTGGCCGGTCGCCGCCGCCAGCTCGCGCCACGTCCACACGGCGTCGTCGGCGGCTGAACGTATTACCAGCGCCGGGGTGTCTGGTGAGTTCAGCGCCCGTTCCCGGATCCGTGTGTCAATCGCGGACATCGCGCTCGCCGCCGTCGCTGGCACGGCTGCCGAGGGCGAACTCGCCCACGGACGACTCGACCAGCGGATCGCATCCGGTCGCCTCGCTGAACGTGGCGGCGTCGCCGGTGCCCAGCGCGCACGGCGCAAGCCGCATCGCGGTCGCGGCCAGGTACATGGCGTGGTAAAGCACACCGACGTTCTTCAGCGCGGTGGCGTACGCGAGGCCCTCGTATTTCCAGCTGAGGCGTGCGAACCGGGATGCGAGAGTGATCAGTACCGGTGGCTCCTGCTGTCCGCCGGTGGCCGTCGAGGCGTCGCGGAGCATCCTGCCCAGCACCTCCGGCCGGTCGCAGACCAGTGTCAACAGGTGTTCGTCCGGCGCGTAGTGATACATGCCCGGCGGCAGGCCCGGACACGAGGGGAGGGTGAGGTAGAGCTCCAGGTCGTACGCGCCGCCGCCGCTGGGGTAAGGGCGGTCGCTGACCTCGTAGTACAGGCCGATCGACTCGTCGACGGGGTGAACCGTGCGGCACCGGGCGACCCGGTACAGGAACTCGCCCAGTTGGGCCAGCGTGATCGGATCCGGACCGTACTGGCGGATCGACCGCCGTGACTCCTGTACGTCGGTCAGTGAGCGGTCGGTCCTGCGGAGCCGGTCCAGGTCGGGTTTCGGCAGCGCGAATCCGGGTCCGTCCGGTCGCGCTCGCAGGGCCGGGGCCGGGTCCAGTTCACCGGCGAACCGGAAGGTGCCACCGACACGCTGGTCGGACAGGCCCTGCCGGCTGCGAGCGTGCAGCGCCACATCCGGCAGTTCCCGTTGACGGTGCCGCGACTCGCCGCTGTCACCGCTCTGATCGACCGCGACAATCGCGCCGGTGCCGAGCAGGAAAGTGACGGCCGCCTCGATCAGCTCGGGGTCGTGGCCAGGCAGCGCCGCCTGGATGCCGGGCAGGTCGCGCGCGGTGGCCAAGGCGGTGAGCAGCCCGCCAAGGGCGGGATCCAGGAAGCAGACCCGGGTGTAGGCCGCGAGCGCCTCGACGACCAACACGTCCTCCCGGACCGACGCGACGCTGAGCCGGGACAGCCGCAGCTGGCCGGCCTTCGCCGGGTTCAGGTCGAACGCCGCCAGCCGGCTGGTCGCCACTGCGCGCAGGACCGGCTGCCCGTTGGCCACGCAGCTCAGCTCCAGCGCCGACCGGCTGGCCAACCGGGCAAGTTCCTGGTCGAGCCGGCGCAGGTCGGCTGCCGGATCCACCGACCGGGCGTACTCACGGAGCCGGTCCCGATCGGCGGGTCCGGCGGCCAGACCGGCCAACGCGCAAAGCACACCCTTGTCGAGCCGCTTGAGCCGCATCCGCCGGTCCGTCAGCCGGATCTCCAGCACATCGGGGCCGATCTGCTGGAAAGCCGCCTGGTCAACGGCGGTCAGCCGAAATGCCGAGCGGACGCCCACGTTCACCACAACACCGCCTCATCCGGGCCGGCCGGACCGGCCGGACGGCCGAGCCCGACACCGGCGAGTACGCGCAACCGCTCGGTCGGATCGCCGGCCATCTCGCCCGGCAGGCTCGCCGGCAGCCGGGCGAACAGTCCGGCCCGCAGCCCGGCCGCGGCGGCGGCCCAGCGTACGAGGCTGCCGGCGGCCGCGGCTGCGGCCAACGTCGCCGAATAGCCGGCCGCACCTTGGCGACCGAGCACCGCCGGTACGTCCGCCGAGCAGAGCACCAGGGCGGCCGGGTCGAGCCGCCGGGCCGCCAGCCAGGACTCGACACCGCTGAAACGCCACTGTCCGCCTCGCCATGGCCGGAGGGCTGCCTCGTCTTCGTCGCCGACGCGGTAGATCCCGGTCGGCAGTCCGGACACCCGACGGGCGTACACCAGCGTCGACACCGCCGGCGCGGCCGAGGGAAAGAGCTCGCGGTCCGCGATCCGGCTGGTGCGTAGAACGTCGGCGACCAGCGTGTCGGGCACCTCGTCAGGACCGAATCGGTAGCCGTGCGAGCCAGTGGCCCGGTGGCGCCGGTCCCACCGGGCGGCGGCCGCCCGCGTACGGTCCGACGCGCCGGGCGGGCAGAGCCGTATGGTCGCCACTATCAGGTTCCGGTCGGGATCGAGCTCCAGCGACCCGTACGTCGCCGGGTCCGGTCCCTCGCCTGACAGCTGCGCGGTCCACCCCAGCCGGTGGGCCAGACGCGACACCTCCACCGCGCGCGTGCCCGCGTCGTGATGGGCCAGCCGCTGCCCGAGCACCCCGAGCCGGCGGGTGATCGCCGCTTTGTCGCTGACCAGAAGCAGCCTGACGGAACCGGTGGTGTGTCGCGAGTCCGTCGGCGGCGGGCCGGCGAGCTCGATCAGTTCGCGGCGCACGCTGTCGAAATAGCAGCGGGACCACCCGTGAGAGCCGGGGTCGGTGAGCACGTACGGATGCACCAGCCCGGTGCCACCGATCACCGTCCGCCGGTTTCGCGACGAGCCGAAGGTCCTGTCCAGCAACCAGACGAGGTCGTCGGTCCAGGTGGACGGGCCGGCCCGGTGCGGTCGGGACACCGGCAGCCGGCGATGTGCGAGATAGCGTCTCGCCGTGTCGCCGTTTCCGGCCTCGCCGACGCGCATCGGGCCGGGATCGCCGCCGC
The nucleotide sequence above comes from Fodinicola acaciae. Encoded proteins:
- a CDS encoding AfsR/SARP family transcriptional regulator, whose product is MLWDDGGVTIGDQGAGQPDRASEQPRRTDQTVGLRLLGAFEIAVNGRPLIVRGRQRTALAVLAVNANRAVPVRTLAGHLWPDQDRKDSRNGVQWLVTQLRRRVGADLIETTPNGYRLRADATTLDILRFRDLLTEAQSAREAADPGAERRSLQSALRLWRGEPFHDCGSPMLAKTAAPALVEAWLDALERRIDLDLSDGRHGQVIDELYELVGRYPLRETLWERLMLALHFCGRRSDALAAFRTADAISRDKLGLDVNQRLADLHQAILTNDPSLGRPTNSTPASGDAREPDAPHVPRQLPAASATFVGRTEALAALDSLIAEQPTTGSTETTAARRVGVVAIDGTGGVGKTALALHWAHRVKAAFPDGQIFVNLRGYGAGEPLEPLDALDMMLRSLEVPENQIPVDPDGRAARLRSELADRRMLVVLDNVRDSGQVEPLLPGANSLVIVTSRRQLGELAVRVGARRISLDLLPSSEALTLFSTVAGETRVKAEPAAAAAIVTLCARLPLAVRLAAEYAARHPDWSLVDLRASLSQTHDRLENLSVEADQGTNLHAVFGWSYAALDTEAAAMFDALGLHPGSDISLGAAASLGGFSLADARARLVKLMSASLVEQRRSGRFEMHDLLHEYAAGKAMPPAVDRSAAIGRLFSWYVHTAVNARDRLTNVDHGLAIPARVDDRVYPENFDTDEAAIDWFGTERKTIVALVQSPRTSGEHRSAVILFLFSWNYFYQRAYWNDLRLLGESALRSARMVADKFLEAKCLNALNTSYLKLGAPDRAIEVSLRALALFKEVGSTHGQMLSLMNLGATYVDAKQFGAAEEVLNEALSFGDDVDQHLHGMILLNLAEAQLGLRDLAAALDCAKAATELFRKLDNRSATAYAMDALAMVHAATDNHSAAIRTFRDAVNIADETETSALRVSTRVKLGKQLAAAGDLTQAVATWREAEKICLDRADGTADAISSLIVAAEQHGENAEYK
- a CDS encoding serine hydrolase domain-containing protein, with product MGTALRSAAAQLITNLTATSAIPAVCVTAFDREGEIFTFCHGPRDIDCPRTPLDPYTRFRTYSLTKMFTATVILRLVDDGRIRLDQPISSFLPSGAPDALRAATVRQLLGHMSGLVRDTGATAIGRDLADYVTMAAIHTPSIAPPGIIYAYSDAGFALLGHLVEQVTGTEFSRAVNEWLFEPLGMRSSCFDNGGDPASVSAEHAMSRDGVMMSIAPRKPAPGERPANGAFSSCHDIARFGMAHLRGRLPLKSSQRLVSAGLLSDMSNRGADIGLDVDFHYGLGAYVGPRFGEDLGYGNLGHGLGCWSRLVLLPRSGLGLAWFDNLAGSLELNWRREETIQQILAVAGAERPSWECLPDPTRVPPEQAVGSYRRLTGRPLLVQLRDDRLRIGNDAVTVPLRWHHGSTYVAAADADRAAASLVPTWTPSALTSPCTVRFVPSETATVNYLSVNGVPFRRNL
- a CDS encoding thiopeptide-type bacteriocin biosynthesis protein; translated protein: MVDGPAVADWLAYRIPVASPPDIAALLHEVVRPSIGQISAEIPDFRWFFLRYFDPAGLHLRLRLRVPVGVLTEVDALMEGALNGGPAARLGWVRRLYAPETGKFGAGPALDGAERLFQLSSETALLCATPDRRGDRIAQAAAVTSLLADDLPEPARRRFLGVCANSAKTEAAVEPDLRGRAMRLDDRRRGVLAEADLGRTLSAFALAFRQFLGSAARTLAPISDDDLRFHHIHLTNNRLGVFPAEEAAIARLLLALGS
- a CDS encoding lantibiotic dehydratase, with translation MAGEQTPHPSRTESPLAAADLRLAPVALHRVCGIPVSALDELSAPRTLDLIRRANQNADVAAARAAELSARLHTCVRHAGDDRDLRRALLAIRRAVHRGAWTDRHRAAAESVRAKLDPRTETGLRSWIDATESKSRHLDAAETAIMAELRAAAQAMTTRLRDPENLRGLALASPDFGRALLGGPEVGDGRVASRFARTATSYFTRIATRTVPFSTFVTVGLTAVGPTFLPRQTGERSVVTSTRTLAVALLIACTRHPDTARLLEVVRNRGLRCVNGRWVAVLPVYVPLADGAGFRYDELTDCDSYRGTIACLPEHPTPLPELVATSGPGVTESTARRLVEVGLLQPRTPWALDAPRPLGAFAERVRTTIDTPSATPPTGLADALETLAASENSVAYGDAASRIAAIGSARHVAREAFAVLGQPAPRWLDSAPLFHEAVATSRPALRRLPEPVRADLLDVAARTVPQLRWSVVYDELARFFVAHYGTGGSCSDILEFLYSFDPGTSFSGDPDRCVADSERARLPPAAVAVFFQLAAAGEDDLAAANYRLVVNAVHPGELGFLTRWAHVPALRTGLSAAIREWTAALHPGSRVYQFCAYPDFVELQRPARTALPLLRWPTDLPAFGDNGIELSRLTLNHDPRSGMLRIYDSDGSPVSLCYTGTVPSGLLTGPIRLLSILANPWRPPAGGLVEQLGPAGHSPRVTCQRIVWARARWVFSAADVPAYTPGAPLVPFLTSIDRWRRAAGLPDQVFVKRTRGSRPVGKPRWVGFHHPHTIVTGFRNLLAEATHLAVTEALPATGQHWARNGAGEPVATEFVALASHG